One window of Myxocyprinus asiaticus isolate MX2 ecotype Aquarium Trade chromosome 4, UBuf_Myxa_2, whole genome shotgun sequence genomic DNA carries:
- the LOC127439272 gene encoding PR domain zinc finger protein 12-like, protein MGSVLPADALVLKAGFKQQTLALSDIITSDILHSFLYGRWRNVLGEHLFEEKTPTVSPKTAFTAEVLAQSFSGEVQKLSSLVLPSEVIIAQSSIPGEGLGIFSKTWIKAGTEMGPFTGRVISPEHVDLFKNNNLMWEVFNEDGTVRYFIDASQEDHRSWMTYIKCARNEQEQNLEVVQIGSSIFYKAVETIPPDQELLVWYGNSHNTFLGIPGVPGTEEELQKKSKNDEFHLCETSSTTSLSTASRMRCVICHRGFNSRSNLRSHMRIHTLDKPFVCRFCNRRFSQSSTLRNHVRLHTGERPYKCHVCQSAYSQLAGLRAHQKSARHRPASTGTVVGLQAHSPPPPPPQLAQVPHPASLMHHIPTMVL, encoded by the exons ATGGGTTCAGTGCTACCTGCAGATGCTTTGGTTCTGAAGGCTGGATTTAAGCAGCAGACTCTGGCCCTGTCCGACATCATCACATCGGACATCCTGCACAGTTTCCTGTACGGCCGCTGGAGGAACGTGCTCGGGGAACACCTGTTCGAGGAGAAGACCCCCACTGTCAGCCCCAAAACAGCGTTCACCGCCGAGGTCCTGGCGCAGTCATTCTCAGGAG AGGTCCAGAAGCTCTCCAGCTTAGTGTTGCCAAGTGAAGTCATCATAGCGCAGAGCTCCATCCCGGGAGAAGGTCTTGGCATCTTCTCCAAAACCTGGATAAAAGCCGGCACCGAGATGGGTCCCTTCACTGGCAGGGTCATTTCTCCCGAACACGTCGATCTCTTCAAGAACAACAATCTCATGTGGGAG GTTTTTAATGAGGATGGCACGGTGCGCTACTTCATCGATGCCAGTCAAGAGGATCATCGCAGCTGGATGACTTACATCAAATGCGCGCGCAATGAGCAAGAACAGAATCTGGAGGTTGTGCAGATCGGAAGCAGCATATTTTACAAAGCAGTAGAG ACAATACCTCCAGATCAAGAGCTGCTTGTGTGGTATGGGAATTCCCACAACACTTTCCTGGGTATCCCGGGAGTCCCTGGCACAGAGGAAGAACTGCAGAAGAAGAGTAAAAATG ATGAATTCCACCTATGCGAAACCTCCTCCACCACCTCCCTCTCCACTGCCAGTCGCATGCGCTGCGTCATCTGCCACCGCGGCTTCAACTCTCGCAGTAACCTGCGCTCCCACATGCGCATCCACACACTGGACAAGCCCTTCGTCTGCCGTTTCTGCAACCGTCGCTTCAGCCAGTCCTCCACCCTCCGCAACCACGTGCGCCTGCACACGGGCGAGCGTCCCTACAAGTGCCACGTCTGCCAGAGCGCGTATTCCCAGTTGGCAGGGCTGCGGGCGCACCAGAAAAGTGCCAGGCACCGGCCAGCCAGCACAGGTACTGTCGTGGGGCTGCAGGCCCATTCAccccctcctccacctcctcagCTGGCACAGGTCCCTCACCCAGCCTCACTGATGCATCACATACCCACCATGGTGCTTTGA